The stretch of DNA GCAACAATAAAATACATTTCTTCAGGAATGTCTGAAGGTATATCAAGGCTATACAATTCATTTACAGTTTTTGTATTTTTCAAGATAGGTATATTATTTTCTTTGGAAATTTCAATGATTTTATCAGCGATTTTTCCTATACCTTTGGCAATTACAGTCGGGACCTCATCTTTAAATTCTTCATATTTTATAGCCACAACTTTTTTATCCATATAATCCCTTCTTATTTAATTTTTCTGTATTTTCTAAAGTGTTGATTTGTAAAGCATTAATTTTAATACTATCTTTTTCTATTTCATTAATTAAATGATTTATATTATTTTTAAAATCATCAATATTCCTTTCTATATTAAAATTAATTGTTATGGAATTGTCTTTCTTATATATAATGCTATTTATCAAACCAAATTTATTAGAAATAAAAGAAAAAGCTATTCTTTTTATCTTTTTTTGCTGTTGTTTTTCATAATCTATTTCATCGCTAATATTTAAAAAAATAGGCATTCCAAATAATTGAAAAAATACGAAGTTTGGTTCTTGAATAGATTCAAATTGTGAAAAGTTTTTATATGCATTCAATGCTTTATGAAATATTTCGTTTTTTTGTGTTTTTATATAATATGCTTTTTCGTCTGTTTTTGATTTATGTGGAATCTTATTGCTTTTTTCATTTTTTTTATTGTTTTCGTTTATATTTAAGGAATTTACGTCCTTTTTTTCAAATTCTATAAAATTCTCATTTTTTTTATTTTTTACAATTTGATCATTATTTTGATTTGTAATGTTTTTGAGTATATCCGTTGGTTCTTTTTCTTTGTTTATTAAAATTGTATTTTTAATCATTTTATTTATGATTTTTGCGCTGTCATTAGGATCAGGGATCTTTAAACTTTTGTTTTCTATGATACTTTTTGCAATTTCTTTTATAAAGGTTTTAATAAAATTATTAGCACTATTAATGTTTTTTTTATTATCGGGAGTGATATTATATTTTTCTGAGAGATTATAATTCTTTGGAAAAATGTTTTTAATAAATTTTCCTAACCAAGTTATAAAATTTTTTATTTGTGGACTTTTTATGTTGCCAATTAATTTTAATTCTATATTTTCATTTAATAAAGGAAATTTCAAAGAATATTCTTTTTCAGATTCTTTGATATTTTGATTTTCTATAATAAATAAAAGTTCTTTTGCCTGTGTAATATTAGTATTTTTGCTTTTTTCATCGATAACATTAATATAATCTCCAGCTTTTATGTTTTCTGGTAATTTTGGATTTTCAATAATTATCCTTTTATTTTTATCTATTTTTAATTGAATAATATCCTCATCTATTGCCTCTATTAAGGCAATTAATGTTTTTATATTTTTTGTTTTTGTTAATTCTTTTATAATCCCAAAATTAAAAAATTTAATGCCATTTAGAATAAAAAATCCCTCACTTTAAAATATCATAATCCTCAGGATAATCGTATACAACTTTTCCATATTTTCCATCTGACAATTCTTTTAAAAAAGTACTCATAGCTCTTTCAATATCGTAAGTATTACCAGTAGCAATAAAATTTCTTCTTTTAGCGAATAATTCAAGAAATTTTATATGATCTTCAGGAATACTATCTGATTTTAAAGCTTTTTTAATTATATCTGGATATTTTTCTTTAAAAAAGTTGAAACCATATTCTATTGCAAATTCTTTTTCATCTTCTTCTGGTTTAATTGAACCTATTAATATAAGTTTATATAATATTTTTTTATTGTATATTTCACTATATAAAATACCTGGTGTATCGAGTAACATAAATTGATTGTTAACACTTATCCATTGAAGGCCTCTTGTAATTCCTGGGGTATTGCCCACCCTTAAAGCTTTTTTCCCTTTTATACTATTAATTAAGGTTGATTTTCCAACATTTGGTATACCAGCAACCATTACCCTCAATTCGCTAAACTTTTTTGGAAACGATTTATAAACTATTTTTGTTAAAAAACTTCTTACACTTACTTTTTTTAAAGCTGTTTTTAAAACTTTATATCCTTTATCTCTATAATATTTTTCCCAGAATTTTAGCTTGCTTTCATCAGCAATGTCAATTTTGTTAAAAAGAATAATTCTTTCTTTATTTTTAAACAGGTCATCATATTCATAAGCTCTACTTGCATAAGGAGCTCTTGCATCAACTAATTCCAGTATTCCCTGAACAGTTTTTAAATATGTTTTAATTTTTCCTTTTGCTTTTTTTATATGGCCAGGATACCACATTTTTTCACCTTCTTATCTCTGTGTTTGATTTGTTTTTATAAAATATCTTACTTCTATTTTAGTTTATAGAAAAGAGAAATAACAAAAAATCCGGGAACTTCCCGGATTAATACTGGTGCCCCCAGGAGGAATCGAACCTCCATTTGCGGATTAGGAATCCGCCGTTCTATCCGTTGAACTATGAGGGCGAGATTGATTTTTTTAGGACTATAAGTATTTTAACAAAAAAAATGAGTAAAATCAATAAAGAAAATATAAAGATAAAATTAAAAAGAAGAAGCATAAAAGCAAATAAAGTGTCCAAATAGTAAAAATAAAAAAAGGCACTCCTTGATTCAAGGTTAGTACAAAAAAAGATAGAAATCAATACATCTTTATCATATTTTTATTTAATCCAATTATGATATAATAGAAAAGAAATAAAATATCAGAAGGTGAAAAATATGGGACTATATGATCAACTATTCAAAGAAATATTTCAAGACAAAGATATGATTATTGAATTTATCAATTTGTTTCTACCATCATTAAAAAAATTCAATATCACTCCTGATAAAATTACCATTGAAAAAACTAAATTTACCGATTTAAACTATGGAGACAAAGAATCTGATATTTTATTTAAAATTAATTATGATAATAATGATTTATATCTTTTTCTATTACTTGAACATCAATCATCAATAGATTATTTAATGCAATTCAGGATATTGGAATATATGGTTAGAATATGGAGAAATTATATAAACAGACATAAATCGAAAAACAAAGGATTTAAATTACCGCCAATAATACCAGTTGTATTCTATAATGGTAAAAGGAAATGGACAGCAGAAATTTGGTATATGGAAAAAATACAAAACTGGCAATTATTTGATATATATACACCAAGATTTAAATATGAATTAATAGATTTATCTCAAATAGATAGAAAAAGGTTAATTGATATAAAAAATGCATTAGGATTATTATTGAGCATAGATAAAACAGATAAAAAAAATATAAAAGAAGCGTTTCAAGAGATAGAAAAAGCATTTAAAGGCTTACCAAAAGATGAAAAGAAAAAATTCACCGAATATTTGAACAAATTCTTAATAGTATTGAGTCAAAAGAATAGAATTGAAAATATAGAGATAAACATTGAAAGTGGAGAGGAGGAATTTCGAATGTTTGAAAACTTTGTAAAAGCAATAGATGAATCGTTAAAGGAAAGCTTTGAAAAAGGAATTGAGAAGGGCTTTGAGAAGGGTATTGAGAAAGGAATTGAAAAAGGAATTGAAAAAGGAAAATTTGAAGGCGAAAAAACAATCGCAAAAAGTCTTTTATTCAAAAAATTTGGAGATAATATTGTTCCATACTTAAATAACCTTGATTACTTGGATATAAAAACAATTGAAGATTTAACTAACAATATCTTTGATATTACTCTTGAAGAGGCTATTAACCTTCTTAAAAATTCATCTAATTAAATTAATAGATATTTTCAATTAAATAGACAACGCCAGGAATAACTCCTGGCGTTGTTGTATGTGCTTGGATATCGTAATAAAAATAAAAAAAACATGGGAGCTACTATAAATTATAAATGTTTTCTATATCTATTGGAGGGACTATCCAAAATTCTGTATAAATTGATAATATCTAATTATATACTATTATCATAAAATATCGTTAATTATAAAGTTTTTTCTTAGTTTTTCGTAAAATTAATATATTTTGTGAAATTTAAATGTTAGAGTTATAATTCCATAGT from Marinitoga hydrogenitolerans DSM 16785 encodes:
- a CDS encoding EscU/YscU/HrcU family type III secretion system export apparatus switch protein, translating into MDKKVVAIKYEEFKDEVPTVIAKGIGKIADKIIEISKENNIPILKNTKTVNELYSLDIPSDIPEEMYFIVAKIIAYVMELNEKREEKSWD
- the ylqF gene encoding ribosome biogenesis GTPase YlqF; the protein is MWYPGHIKKAKGKIKTYLKTVQGILELVDARAPYASRAYEYDDLFKNKERIILFNKIDIADESKLKFWEKYYRDKGYKVLKTALKKVSVRSFLTKIVYKSFPKKFSELRVMVAGIPNVGKSTLINSIKGKKALRVGNTPGITRGLQWISVNNQFMLLDTPGILYSEIYNKKILYKLILIGSIKPEEDEKEFAIEYGFNFFKEKYPDIIKKALKSDSIPEDHIKFLELFAKRRNFIATGNTYDIERAMSTFLKELSDGKYGKVVYDYPEDYDILK
- a CDS encoding Rpn family recombination-promoting nuclease/putative transposase translates to MGLYDQLFKEIFQDKDMIIEFINLFLPSLKKFNITPDKITIEKTKFTDLNYGDKESDILFKINYDNNDLYLFLLLEHQSSIDYLMQFRILEYMVRIWRNYINRHKSKNKGFKLPPIIPVVFYNGKRKWTAEIWYMEKIQNWQLFDIYTPRFKYELIDLSQIDRKRLIDIKNALGLLLSIDKTDKKNIKEAFQEIEKAFKGLPKDEKKKFTEYLNKFLIVLSQKNRIENIEINIESGEEEFRMFENFVKAIDESLKESFEKGIEKGFEKGIEKGIEKGIEKGKFEGEKTIAKSLLFKKFGDNIVPYLNNLDYLDIKTIEDLTNNIFDITLEEAINLLKNSSN